From Actinopolymorpha cephalotaxi, one genomic window encodes:
- the narI gene encoding respiratory nitrate reductase subunit gamma yields MNVLAWAVLPYVTLAVLIGGTIWRYRYDQFGWTTRSSELYESRLLRIGSPLFHFGILVVVVGHFIGLVVPQSWTTAAGLTEHGYHVQALLLGGVAGFATLVGIAILIFRRRTTGPVFMATTRNDKGMYVVLVAAIVAGLATTLLGAGVVGQEHNYRETVAPWFRSIFVLHPDIDAMAGAPVQFRLHTLIGMLLFAIWPFTRLVHAFTAPVGYLFRPYIVYRSRAPRTANPPRLTRRVRSARAAHAAPDSPRPHSNAR; encoded by the coding sequence ATGAACGTCCTCGCCTGGGCGGTTCTCCCGTACGTCACGCTGGCCGTGCTGATCGGCGGCACGATCTGGCGCTACCGCTACGACCAGTTCGGCTGGACCACGAGATCGTCGGAGCTGTACGAGTCGCGACTGTTGCGGATCGGCAGCCCGTTGTTCCACTTCGGGATTCTGGTCGTCGTGGTCGGCCACTTCATCGGCCTGGTCGTCCCGCAGTCCTGGACGACCGCGGCCGGGCTGACCGAGCACGGCTACCACGTGCAGGCGCTGCTGCTCGGCGGCGTCGCCGGGTTCGCCACGTTGGTGGGGATCGCGATCCTCATTTTTCGGCGCCGGACGACCGGTCCGGTGTTCATGGCCACCACCCGCAACGACAAGGGAATGTACGTCGTGCTCGTCGCGGCCATCGTCGCCGGACTGGCCACCACCCTCCTGGGTGCCGGCGTGGTCGGGCAGGAGCACAACTACCGGGAGACCGTCGCGCCGTGGTTCCGTTCGATCTTCGTCCTGCACCCGGACATCGACGCGATGGCCGGGGCACCCGTCCAGTTCAGGCTGCACACCCTGATCGGGATGCTGCTGTTCGCGATCTGGCCGTTCACCCGGCTGGTGCACGCGTTCACCGCGCCGGTCGGCTACCTCTTCCGGCCCTACATCGTCTACCGCTCCCGTGCGCCCCGTACGGCGAACCCGCCCCGCCTCACTCGGCGGGTGCGGTCCGCCCGGGCCGCGCACGCCGCGCCCGACAGCCCGAGGCCACACTCCAACGCGCGCTGA
- the narJ gene encoding nitrate reductase molybdenum cofactor assembly chaperone — protein sequence MKPGGARGTGTIGARDAAIVCQAASILLQYPDETIRALVPVVATAVRQLPTAGPAGEPRATLTAFLDHVAAVPERDLAEHYVATFDRRRRCCLHLTWWADGETRRRGQSLTAFKERYRSGGLDFGGEVGEGGELPDYLPVVLEYAATGDVTDGLALLQEHRAGVELLRLALVDVGSPYARVVEAVCALLPGPSPADRAAAQRLAKAGPPQESVGLEPYAARPVAEPTEGRSR from the coding sequence GTGAAGCCCGGTGGGGCCCGGGGGACCGGCACCATCGGTGCGCGGGACGCCGCGATCGTCTGCCAGGCCGCGTCGATCCTGCTGCAGTATCCCGACGAGACGATCCGCGCGCTGGTGCCTGTCGTGGCGACTGCCGTACGTCAGCTGCCGACGGCGGGTCCCGCGGGTGAGCCCCGCGCAACGCTGACCGCCTTCCTCGACCACGTTGCGGCCGTGCCCGAACGCGACCTCGCCGAGCACTACGTCGCGACGTTCGACCGGCGCCGGCGCTGCTGCCTCCACCTCACCTGGTGGGCCGACGGGGAGACCCGCCGCCGGGGGCAGTCGCTCACCGCGTTCAAGGAGCGGTACCGCTCGGGCGGGCTGGACTTCGGCGGCGAGGTCGGGGAGGGCGGCGAGCTGCCCGACTACCTGCCCGTCGTCCTGGAGTACGCCGCCACCGGTGACGTGACCGACGGCCTTGCCCTGCTGCAGGAACACCGCGCGGGAGTCGAACTCCTGCGGCTCGCCCTGGTCGACGTGGGGTCGCCGTACGCCCGGGTCGTCGAGGCGGTCTGCGCCCTGCTGCCCGGGCCGTCTCCTGCCGACCGGGCCGCCGCACAGCGGCTGGCGAAAGCCGGGCCGCCCCAGGAGAGCGTGGGGCTCGAACCCTACGCCGCCCGCCCCGTGGCCGAGCCGACGGAGGGAAGGTCACGATGA
- a CDS encoding circadian clock KaiB family protein encodes MTTYTFRLYVAGQFAERAETALWNLRTLCESRVPGRYAVELIDLEKRPEMAQEERILMTPTVIRTDPPPQRRVIGVLSDHQRAAFALGLPDADGRAEENTKI; translated from the coding sequence ATGACGACTTACACCTTCAGGTTGTACGTCGCCGGACAGTTCGCCGAGCGGGCCGAGACTGCTCTGTGGAACCTGCGAACCTTGTGTGAGTCGCGCGTGCCCGGGCGGTATGCGGTGGAGCTGATCGATCTGGAGAAACGGCCCGAGATGGCACAGGAAGAACGGATCCTGATGACTCCGACGGTGATCAGAACTGACCCGCCGCCGCAGCGGCGGGTCATAGGTGTCCTGTCCGACCATCAGCGGGCAGCGTTCGCCCTTGGCCTTCCCGACGCTGACGGGCGCGCAGAGGAGAACACGAAGATATGA
- a CDS encoding MFS transporter, producing the protein MTRRKSAQPPTRPADDIAPPATGMLALATVGFAVAFWAWALLAPLGATLREQLSLTAFQQSLVVAVPVVVGSLGRIPVGALTDRFGARRMFPAVTALTILPVLYLGFLADSLAEVLIGGFFLGLGGTTFAIGVPFVNAWFPAQRRGFAIGVFGMGTGGTALASFTTIPLTDALGQSFPFTLVAILLAVYAVTAHLLLRDNPTRPAATAPLLARIGAGLRHGVTWQLAFLYAVAFGGFVAFSVYLPTYLTTAYGLDRSDAGLRTAGFVVLAVLMRPVGGLLADRVGAVPVLLCCYVVIALLAVVAATRPPLVPVGTAAFLGMAAALGAGSGAVFALVAALVPAQEVGTVTGLVGAAGGLGGFFPPLVMGTVYGLMADYSWGYILLAVTAAAAAAFTATMVRRRVATVAPADQPARG; encoded by the coding sequence GTGACGCGCCGCAAATCCGCGCAGCCGCCCACCCGGCCGGCGGACGACATCGCGCCACCGGCCACCGGGATGCTCGCACTCGCGACCGTGGGGTTCGCCGTGGCGTTCTGGGCCTGGGCGTTGCTCGCCCCCCTCGGTGCGACCCTTCGCGAGCAACTCTCGCTCACGGCGTTCCAGCAGTCCCTCGTCGTCGCGGTCCCGGTCGTCGTGGGCTCGCTGGGCCGGATCCCGGTCGGCGCGCTCACCGATCGCTTCGGCGCCCGCCGGATGTTTCCCGCGGTGACCGCGCTGACGATCCTTCCCGTCCTCTACCTCGGCTTCCTGGCCGACTCGCTGGCCGAGGTGCTGATCGGCGGGTTCTTCCTTGGCCTCGGCGGAACGACCTTCGCGATCGGGGTGCCGTTCGTCAACGCGTGGTTTCCGGCGCAGCGGCGCGGCTTCGCCATCGGCGTCTTCGGGATGGGCACCGGCGGCACAGCCCTGGCGTCGTTCACCACGATCCCGCTCACGGATGCGCTCGGCCAGAGCTTTCCGTTCACGCTGGTGGCGATTCTGCTGGCGGTGTACGCGGTGACCGCCCACCTGCTGCTGCGTGACAACCCCACCCGGCCGGCGGCGACCGCACCACTCCTCGCACGGATCGGCGCCGGCCTGCGTCACGGCGTCACCTGGCAACTCGCCTTCCTCTACGCGGTGGCGTTCGGCGGTTTCGTCGCGTTCAGCGTCTACCTGCCCACCTACCTCACCACGGCCTACGGCCTGGACAGATCCGACGCCGGTCTGCGGACCGCCGGGTTCGTCGTGCTGGCCGTGCTGATGCGCCCGGTCGGGGGCCTGCTTGCCGACCGCGTGGGTGCCGTTCCCGTACTCCTGTGCTGCTACGTCGTCATCGCGCTGCTCGCGGTCGTCGCCGCCACGAGGCCGCCGCTCGTGCCCGTCGGAACGGCTGCCTTCCTCGGCATGGCCGCCGCCCTCGGCGCGGGGTCCGGCGCGGTCTTCGCCCTGGTCGCCGCGCTGGTCCCGGCACAGGAGGTGGGCACCGTCACCGGGCTGGTCGGAGCCGCCGGCGGGCTCGGCGGCTTCTTCCCGCCGCTGGTCATGGGCACGGTCTACGGGCTCATGGCGGACTACTCGTGGGGCTACATCCTGCTGGCCGTCACCGCAGCGGCCGCAGCCGCGTTCACCGCGACGATGGTGCGCCGACGAGTCGCCACGGTCGCACCAGCGGACCAGCCGGCGAGAGGGTGA
- the kaiC gene encoding circadian clock protein KaiC: MTNFVALERVPTGISGFDEVAVGGLPAGRCCLVSGTTGSGKTLFSIEFLARGILDFGDHGVFVTFEETADDIRRNAASLGFAIEEWEAAGKWAFVDASAKVADEAPTIGEYDFGGLLAQISAAARRINAKRVSIDSIGAVFSRFPLGGVVRYELFRIVAGMEQLGVTTVVTTERNSEYDGVSRHNVEEFVVDNVIILRNYLAEQRRRRTVEIVKLRGAQHRSGEWLFTIDPERGLVVIPMAYIVHRPAASSERVSSGIPGLDAMCGGGFFRDAIVLITGPTGTGKTLTSLQFIAEGVRAGERCLLYTFDETREQLNRNASGWGLDLNEMEASGLLRVNSEYPETAAMEDHFMRLWAVMRQFRPHRLALDTLSALERIGSPRALLDFVISLGSLLRQGETTALLTSAPSATTGRAGPPISVEIASFTDATILYRYVETPEREIQRAIAVVQTRGSTHDHAIRKISIDEQGMHIGDRLPSLPGGGVSLPENPQWPISSGPPIGGL, from the coding sequence ATGACGAATTTCGTTGCCCTTGAACGAGTGCCGACCGGTATCAGTGGTTTCGACGAGGTCGCCGTGGGCGGTTTACCCGCAGGCCGATGCTGTCTGGTCTCCGGGACCACCGGTAGCGGCAAAACCCTGTTCTCCATCGAGTTCCTCGCCCGCGGCATCCTCGACTTCGGCGATCATGGGGTGTTCGTCACGTTCGAGGAGACCGCTGATGACATCCGCCGCAACGCCGCCTCCCTCGGCTTCGCGATCGAAGAATGGGAAGCAGCGGGAAAGTGGGCTTTCGTCGACGCGTCGGCCAAGGTGGCCGACGAAGCGCCGACGATCGGAGAGTACGACTTCGGCGGACTCCTTGCCCAGATTAGTGCTGCCGCGCGCCGGATCAATGCCAAACGGGTATCGATCGACTCCATTGGGGCGGTCTTCAGCAGATTCCCACTGGGTGGCGTCGTCCGTTATGAGTTGTTCCGGATTGTTGCCGGCATGGAGCAACTTGGCGTCACCACGGTGGTCACGACCGAACGAAACTCCGAATACGACGGCGTATCTCGGCACAATGTCGAGGAGTTCGTGGTCGACAACGTGATCATCCTGCGGAACTACCTGGCAGAGCAGAGGCGTCGCCGCACGGTCGAGATCGTGAAGCTCCGCGGAGCACAACACCGCAGCGGTGAGTGGCTCTTCACCATCGATCCCGAACGCGGCCTGGTCGTCATCCCGATGGCTTACATAGTCCACCGGCCCGCGGCATCCAGCGAACGGGTCAGTTCCGGGATACCGGGACTGGACGCAATGTGTGGCGGCGGCTTCTTCCGGGACGCGATCGTTCTCATCACCGGCCCCACCGGGACAGGAAAGACCCTTACCAGCCTCCAGTTCATCGCCGAGGGGGTCCGCGCCGGCGAACGTTGCCTCCTCTACACCTTCGACGAGACCCGGGAGCAACTCAACCGGAACGCCAGTGGCTGGGGACTCGACCTGAACGAGATGGAGGCATCCGGGCTCCTGCGGGTCAACAGCGAATACCCCGAGACCGCCGCAATGGAGGATCACTTCATGCGGTTGTGGGCAGTAATGCGACAGTTCCGTCCACATCGCCTTGCTCTCGATACTCTCTCCGCGCTGGAGCGAATCGGCTCGCCGCGCGCGCTACTCGATTTCGTCATCTCGCTCGGATCCCTCTTGCGTCAGGGTGAGACCACCGCGCTACTGACGTCTGCCCCCAGCGCGACGACCGGCCGCGCGGGCCCACCTATATCTGTCGAGATCGCTAGCTTCACCGACGCCACGATCCTCTACCGATATGTCGAAACTCCCGAGCGGGAGATTCAACGCGCCATCGCCGTGGTGCAGACTCGAGGATCCACTCATGACCACGCGATCAGAAAGATCAGCATCGACGAGCAGGGTATGCACATCGGCGACCGGCTTCCGAGCCTCCCTGGTGGAGGTGTAAGCCTCCCGGAGAACCCGCAGTGGCCTATTTCTTCAGGGCCTCCCATCGGAGGGCTGTGA
- the narH gene encoding nitrate reductase subunit beta, with amino-acid sequence MAASTGAPSSIGRCMAQLGMVMNLDKCIGCHTCSVTCKQAWTNRSGTEYVWFNNVETRPGQGYPRCYQDQERWKGGWVRTSRGRLRLKAGGRFRKLASIFANPVLPDIRDYYEPWTYDYDTLTSAPLGDDFPVARPKSLLSGKETKVEWSAAWDDNLGGGAEVADADPIVERVRRQAEDRIRFEFERTFMFYLPRICEHCLNPSCVASCPSGAMYKRSEDGIVLVDQDRCRGWRMCVTGCPYKKVYFNHRTGKAEKCTFCYPRVEVGMPTVCSETCVGRLRYIGLFLYDADRVAAAASVADEKALYEAQLDVLLDPNDPEVAAAARRDGIPEDWLDAARRSPVYALAKVHRVALPLHPEFRTMPMVWYVPPLSPMVEAISETGHDGEDLDNLFGAIDALRIPVEYLAELFTAGDPGPVRDVLRKLSAMRSYMRAVNLGDPPDESVARAAGTTGADLTALYRLLAVAKYGDRYVIPTAHEGDAQQLEELSCSLDYDEGPGMYASGPFGEASGRPTPVSVETFHALKDRQTSEGLADPERRRSRINLLNWDGKGTPSGLFPARRTEDRAEGRTEDQAGDGHGDGGDS; translated from the coding sequence ATGGCAGCTTCGACCGGTGCCCCGTCGTCGATCGGACGTTGCATGGCCCAGCTCGGCATGGTGATGAACCTCGACAAGTGCATCGGCTGCCACACCTGCTCGGTCACCTGCAAGCAGGCGTGGACCAACCGCAGCGGCACCGAGTACGTCTGGTTCAACAACGTCGAGACCCGGCCCGGGCAGGGCTACCCGCGCTGCTACCAGGACCAGGAGCGCTGGAAGGGCGGCTGGGTCCGCACGTCCCGCGGCCGGCTGCGGCTGAAGGCCGGCGGTCGTTTCCGCAAGCTGGCCTCGATCTTCGCCAACCCGGTGCTGCCGGACATCCGCGACTACTACGAACCCTGGACCTACGACTACGACACCCTGACCTCCGCACCGCTCGGCGACGACTTCCCGGTCGCCCGGCCGAAGTCCCTGCTGTCGGGGAAGGAGACGAAGGTCGAGTGGAGCGCGGCGTGGGACGACAACCTCGGCGGCGGGGCGGAGGTCGCGGACGCCGACCCGATCGTGGAACGGGTGCGGCGGCAGGCGGAGGACCGGATCCGGTTCGAGTTCGAGCGCACGTTCATGTTCTACCTGCCGCGGATCTGCGAGCACTGCCTCAACCCGTCCTGCGTCGCGTCCTGCCCATCGGGGGCGATGTACAAGCGCAGCGAGGACGGCATCGTGCTGGTCGACCAGGATCGCTGCCGTGGTTGGCGGATGTGCGTCACGGGCTGCCCGTACAAGAAGGTCTACTTCAACCACCGCACCGGCAAGGCGGAGAAGTGCACGTTCTGCTATCCGCGCGTCGAGGTCGGCATGCCGACGGTGTGCTCGGAGACGTGTGTGGGCCGGCTGCGCTACATCGGGCTGTTCCTCTACGACGCCGACCGGGTAGCCGCGGCCGCGTCGGTGGCCGACGAGAAGGCGTTGTACGAGGCACAGCTCGACGTGCTGCTCGACCCGAACGATCCGGAGGTGGCCGCGGCCGCGCGCCGGGACGGCATTCCCGAGGACTGGCTGGACGCCGCCCGGCGCTCCCCGGTCTACGCACTCGCCAAGGTGCACCGGGTCGCGCTGCCGCTGCATCCGGAGTTCCGCACCATGCCGATGGTGTGGTACGTCCCGCCACTGTCGCCGATGGTCGAGGCGATCAGCGAGACCGGCCACGACGGGGAGGACCTCGACAACCTCTTCGGCGCGATCGACGCGCTGCGCATCCCCGTGGAGTACCTCGCCGAGCTGTTCACCGCGGGCGACCCCGGGCCGGTGCGCGACGTGCTGCGGAAGCTGTCCGCCATGCGTTCGTACATGCGGGCGGTCAACCTCGGCGATCCTCCCGACGAGTCCGTCGCCCGGGCGGCGGGCACGACGGGCGCTGATCTCACCGCGCTGTACCGCCTGCTCGCGGTGGCGAAGTACGGCGACCGGTACGTCATCCCCACCGCGCACGAAGGGGACGCGCAGCAACTGGAGGAGCTCAGCTGCAGCCTGGACTACGACGAAGGCCCGGGCATGTATGCGAGCGGTCCGTTCGGTGAGGCGTCCGGGCGGCCCACACCGGTCTCGGTGGAGACGTTCCACGCGCTGAAGGACCGGCAGACGAGCGAGGGACTCGCCGACCCCGAGCGCCGCCGCAGCCGGATCAACCTGCTCAACTGGGACGGCAAGGGCACCCCGTCCGGTCTCTTCCCGGCCCGCCGGACCGAGGATCGTGCCGAGGGCCGGACCGAGGACCAGGCCGGGGACGGGCACGGGGACGGGGGTGACTCGTGA
- a CDS encoding nitrate reductase subunit alpha, translated as MEHDGARSNGSRRQDAATDGAAADLLLRSGRFFTRRETSADLRAVYRHGGREGDVFYRDRWSHDKVVRSTHGVNCTGSCSWKVYVKDGIITWESQQTDYPSVGPDSPEYEPRGCPRGAAFSWYTYSPTRVRYPYARGVLVDLYRQAKERLGDPVLAWADVVGDPERRRSYQRARGKGGHVRVSWDEAVELVAAAHVHTIRAYGPDRIAGFSPIPAMSMVSHAVGSRFVELLGGCMTSFYDWYADLPVASPQVFGDQTDVPESGDWWNAAYLLMWGSNVPVTRTPDAHWMAEARYRGQKVVAVSPDYADNTKFADTWLPAQPGTDGALAMAMGHVILRECFVERRVPFFVDYVRRFTDLPFLVTLREHESGAGLVPHKLLRAADLGDHGEGAEWRTVLIDGRTGEPAVPNGTLGDRWTASGEGRWNLHLDGIEPQLTLLGRDAGDAENVEVLLPRFDLSAGRGGDEARQDDSILRDDSILRRGVPARRVGEHLVTTVFDLMLAQYGVSRAGLPGEWPTGYDDPSQPYTPAWQEPLTSVPAKAATRVAREMARSAERSGGRTMIIMGAGICQWFHGDATYRAILALLLLTGSMGRNGGGWAHYVGQEKCRPVTGWATLAGATDWQRPPRQMIGTAYWYTHTDQWRYDGYRADALASPLARGDLAGLHTADTLALSARLGWMPSYPQFDANPLDLADEAAAAGEDATEHVARRLADGDLHFAAEDPDAPANWPRCLTLWRANLLGSSAKGNEYFLRHLLGTHSNLRADETPEERRPRDVRWRAEAPEGKLDLLLALDFRMTSSTLLADVVLPAATWYEKHDLSSTDMHPFVHAFNPAIDPPWQARTDFDAFTAIARRFSELARTHLGVRHDVVATAAQHDTPGETTSTGGTVRDWRTGQVPATPGATMPALTVVERDYTAIADKLATLGPLAERLGLPTKGVTFHPDEEVERLGRVNGVMLGGAGDGRPALDTDARMAEAILALSGATNGRLAVQGFRTAERRVGRPLAHLAEGSEERRITFADTQVAPVPVITSPEWSGSETGGRRYAAFTTNVEEGKPWHTLTGRMHFFLDHDWMHEFGEALPIYRPPLDMASLFGEPALGPDGSRQVVVRYLTPHSKWSIHSEYQDNLFMLTLSRGGPTVWMSPADAATVGARDNDWVELVNRNGVMVLRAIVSHRMPTGTVYVHHAQERVVNVPLVESTGRRGGIHNSLTRILVKPTHLIGGYAQLSFGFNYFGPTGNQRDEVTVIRRRSQEVTY; from the coding sequence GTGGAACACGATGGTGCGCGCAGCAACGGTTCCCGGCGACAGGACGCGGCGACCGACGGGGCGGCCGCCGACCTGCTGTTGCGGTCGGGCAGGTTCTTCACCCGGCGGGAGACCTCCGCGGACCTGCGGGCCGTCTACCGGCACGGCGGCCGCGAGGGCGACGTCTTCTACCGAGACCGGTGGAGCCACGACAAGGTCGTCCGTTCGACCCACGGCGTCAACTGCACCGGCTCCTGCTCGTGGAAGGTGTACGTCAAGGACGGCATCATCACCTGGGAGAGCCAGCAGACCGACTATCCGTCGGTGGGCCCGGACTCCCCGGAGTACGAGCCACGCGGCTGCCCTCGGGGAGCGGCGTTCTCGTGGTACACCTACTCGCCGACCAGGGTGCGCTACCCGTACGCCCGCGGTGTCCTGGTCGACCTGTACCGCCAGGCGAAGGAGCGGCTCGGCGACCCGGTGCTGGCCTGGGCCGACGTCGTGGGTGACCCCGAACGCCGCCGCAGCTACCAGCGGGCCCGCGGCAAGGGCGGCCACGTGCGGGTCTCGTGGGACGAGGCGGTGGAGCTGGTCGCCGCCGCCCACGTGCACACCATCAGGGCGTACGGGCCGGACCGGATCGCGGGCTTCTCGCCGATCCCGGCGATGTCGATGGTCTCCCACGCGGTGGGTTCGCGGTTCGTCGAACTCCTCGGCGGGTGCATGACGTCCTTCTACGACTGGTACGCCGACCTGCCGGTGGCATCGCCGCAGGTGTTCGGCGACCAGACGGACGTACCCGAGTCCGGCGACTGGTGGAACGCCGCCTACCTGCTGATGTGGGGGTCGAACGTCCCGGTCACCCGCACGCCGGACGCGCACTGGATGGCCGAGGCGCGCTACCGCGGCCAGAAGGTGGTCGCGGTCTCACCCGACTACGCCGACAACACCAAGTTCGCCGACACCTGGCTGCCCGCGCAGCCGGGCACCGACGGCGCGCTGGCGATGGCGATGGGGCACGTGATCCTGCGGGAGTGTTTCGTGGAACGCCGGGTGCCGTTCTTCGTCGACTACGTGCGCCGCTTCACCGACCTGCCGTTCCTCGTGACGCTGCGGGAGCACGAGTCCGGCGCGGGTCTCGTACCCCACAAGCTGTTGCGCGCGGCCGACCTCGGCGACCACGGCGAGGGGGCGGAGTGGCGGACGGTGCTGATCGACGGGCGTACGGGCGAACCGGCCGTCCCGAACGGCACCCTCGGCGACCGTTGGACCGCGTCCGGGGAGGGCCGGTGGAACCTCCACCTGGACGGCATCGAGCCACAGCTCACGTTGCTGGGGCGGGATGCCGGTGACGCGGAGAACGTCGAGGTCCTGCTGCCCCGCTTCGACCTCTCGGCGGGCAGGGGCGGCGACGAGGCCCGGCAGGACGACTCGATCCTGCGGGACGACTCGATCCTGCGGCGGGGAGTGCCCGCCCGCCGCGTCGGGGAGCACCTCGTGACGACGGTGTTCGACCTGATGCTCGCGCAGTACGGCGTCTCCCGCGCCGGCCTGCCGGGGGAGTGGCCGACCGGTTACGACGACCCCTCCCAGCCGTACACCCCGGCGTGGCAGGAGCCGCTCACCTCCGTACCGGCCAAGGCGGCGACCCGCGTCGCGCGGGAGATGGCCCGCAGCGCGGAGCGGTCCGGCGGCCGGACGATGATCATCATGGGCGCGGGAATCTGCCAGTGGTTCCACGGCGACGCCACCTACCGCGCGATCCTGGCACTGCTGCTGCTCACCGGGTCGATGGGCCGCAACGGCGGCGGCTGGGCGCACTATGTCGGGCAGGAGAAGTGCCGCCCGGTCACCGGGTGGGCGACGCTCGCCGGGGCGACCGACTGGCAGCGCCCGCCGCGGCAGATGATCGGTACGGCGTACTGGTACACCCACACCGACCAGTGGCGCTACGACGGCTACCGCGCCGACGCGCTCGCGTCCCCCCTCGCCCGCGGCGACCTCGCCGGTCTGCACACCGCCGACACGCTCGCCCTGTCCGCCCGGCTGGGCTGGATGCCGTCGTACCCGCAGTTCGACGCGAACCCCCTCGACCTCGCCGACGAGGCGGCGGCCGCGGGGGAGGACGCCACCGAGCACGTGGCCCGGCGGCTCGCCGACGGCGATCTCCACTTCGCGGCGGAGGACCCGGACGCCCCGGCCAACTGGCCGCGCTGCCTCACCCTGTGGCGGGCCAACCTGCTCGGCTCCTCGGCGAAGGGCAACGAGTACTTCCTGCGGCACCTGCTCGGCACCCACTCCAACCTCCGGGCCGACGAGACACCGGAGGAGCGCCGGCCCCGGGACGTGCGATGGCGTGCGGAGGCCCCCGAGGGCAAGCTCGATCTCCTGCTGGCGCTGGACTTCCGGATGACGAGTTCCACGCTGCTCGCCGACGTCGTGCTGCCGGCCGCCACGTGGTACGAGAAGCACGACCTGTCCTCCACCGACATGCACCCGTTCGTGCACGCGTTCAACCCGGCGATCGACCCGCCCTGGCAGGCGCGGACCGACTTCGACGCGTTCACCGCGATCGCCCGCCGGTTCAGCGAGCTCGCCCGGACCCATCTCGGCGTACGCCACGACGTCGTGGCGACCGCCGCCCAGCACGACACACCGGGGGAGACCACCAGCACCGGCGGCACCGTCCGGGACTGGCGGACCGGGCAGGTCCCGGCGACGCCCGGGGCGACGATGCCGGCCCTCACCGTCGTCGAACGCGACTACACCGCGATCGCGGACAAGCTCGCGACCCTCGGGCCGCTGGCCGAACGCCTCGGCCTGCCCACCAAGGGAGTGACGTTCCACCCCGACGAGGAGGTCGAACGGCTCGGCCGGGTCAACGGCGTCATGCTCGGCGGCGCCGGCGACGGGCGCCCGGCCCTGGACACCGACGCCAGGATGGCCGAGGCGATCCTCGCACTGTCCGGCGCGACCAACGGCCGGCTCGCGGTGCAGGGCTTCCGTACGGCAGAGCGCCGGGTCGGCCGGCCGCTCGCGCACCTGGCCGAGGGCAGCGAGGAACGCCGGATCACCTTCGCCGACACCCAGGTCGCGCCGGTGCCGGTGATCACCAGCCCGGAGTGGTCGGGCAGCGAGACCGGTGGCCGGCGGTATGCCGCGTTCACCACCAACGTCGAGGAGGGCAAGCCCTGGCACACCCTGACCGGGCGGATGCACTTCTTCCTCGACCACGACTGGATGCACGAGTTCGGTGAGGCGCTGCCCATCTACCGCCCACCGCTGGACATGGCGAGCCTCTTCGGCGAACCGGCGCTCGGACCCGACGGATCCAGACAGGTCGTCGTCCGCTACCTCACCCCGCACTCGAAGTGGTCGATCCACTCCGAGTACCAGGACAACCTCTTCATGCTCACCCTGTCGCGCGGCGGCCCCACGGTGTGGATGAGCCCGGCCGACGCCGCCACCGTCGGCGCCCGCGACAACGACTGGGTCGAACTCGTCAACCGCAACGGCGTGATGGTCCTGCGGGCGATCGTGTCCCACCGGATGCCGACGGGCACGGTGTACGTCCACCACGCGCAGGAACGCGTCGTCAACGTACCGCTCGTGGAGTCCACCGGTCGCCGGGGCGGGATCCACAACTCCCTCACCCGGATCCTCGTCAAACCCACCCACCTCATCGGCGGCTACGCCCAGCTGTCGTTCGGGTTCAACTACTTCGGCCCGACCGGCAACCAGCGCGACGAGGTGACAGTGATCCGCCGGCGCAGCCAGGAGGTGACGTACTGA